The nucleotide sequence GCCAAGCCTTATACAGCAAGGCTTGCGGCGATTCGAGGAAAATCGGAAAACCTACCCCGTTTTTTCTCCTCCGGGAGGTTTTCCAATTTTTACTCTACCATGCTTTTTCACATTTGTCAAACATGTTGGCCAACCAGAGCCGCATACTTCGCACGTTCGTCGGCCGGAATCTGCAGCACATCCATCGCCTTTTCTACGGAAAAGTTCATGCTGTGCATTACGTTGCGGATGGAAGCAGTCAAGCCCTCCTGTCGTCCCTCCTGTCGTCCCTCCTGTCTCCCATCCGCTCTCGCCTCTTCAGCGCGAACCTCTAAGGCACGCTCTTGATTCCAAGCAAAATTCAGCATATCAAAGACCTCCTGCTGACCTATCCAAGAATCAAGCCCACAGGGCGCTGATGATTGGGCAATAGGTCGTATGCGAAAACGTCCCAAGAACGCGAACCGAAGGTGAAGCGTAATTGGCTGACGTTGACCGCTCTTTTTGCTTTTGACGGAAATAATCTTCCAGATAATTATTTGCGATACAGTATCTCACGGCTTCGCTTATTGCAACTTCGAGCGCATTTCCATTCTTGACACTTTCTCGCACTTTGGCGACGAAGACACTGTAGCTTTTTAGTGCGTGGCACTTCTCCAGGATGGGGCGACCTGGCTGATTGTTGATGTTAATGATCTCAACTGCAAGCTCCAAATCAGCTTTTCTTCCCTCGAAAGCATCAGAAAGATGAAGCGACCACGTATCGGGCATCTTTTCGATTCCGTTGTAGAATACATAAAACTTCGGTGCAGGCAAGGGGATCAATCTTTTCCGATAGACCGCATCGGCATCCACATAGCGACGATAGACTTCTGCCAAATACATGAGCATTCTCAATGGCATGTTCGCATTGGTCGTGCTTTGATGCTCGGTCAGGAGAACATGCTGACCGCCGACGATAAAACCTACGTCATTCTTGACGCCTGAGAAAAGAGTTTCATTGATCGTGGCGAGCGTTATATCGCTGGCTGTCGTTCTAATCCCCAGAAGAGCCTCATAAATTTCCGGCAGTCTGTCTGCGTTGTTGAAGATGTCGCGGAAAAGAGAGTCCCGATATGCACGCTGCGGTTTCCTCATAGAACTGCCCCCTTTGTCATATTATACTATAAGCCGAGCCATCGCGACAAGGAATGTCGGCGGCTTCGGCTGCAATAAAAAATGCCCTGCACGGATGCAGGACGAGGCGCGTACTTTCGTGAGCGGCCTCTTTGAGTCTATTATAGTAGAGAGGAGACACTTCTGCGTGTCAAAAAAGTGCGACCATTGAAAGCGATGCCTGCTTCGAAGCAGGCATACAAAAAGAGAGCCGAACGGCTCCCTTTTTGTATGCCAAACCGCAAGCGGTATGAGGTCACATGTGATATTTGTCTACAGTTTGTCTACAAATACCATGATTCGCTGTTTCAATACCGCAAGCGGTATGCGATCACATGTGCCTCTGTGTCTGGGAAACCGCAGGAACAGAAGGTTCAAATGCGGTTTTTCATTTCCCGTAATGTAGCACGACTCCGCTTCTTTGTCAAATCCGAGTATTCATTTCCATCGTGCTTTCTATCACTGGAGAAATTGTTCTTCTCATTTTAGCAGGAATCTTCCTCAATTAGTCGAATGTTAAAAGTAAATAAATTCCGCAAAGGAGGCTTTTTGATGGAGCTGAAAGCACTGCTTTTCGACACACGCTCGATTCAGAAGTACATCTTTTCCAGCAGCCGTCTCAAGACGCAGATCGGCGCTTCCTATCTCGTCGACCGCGTCTTTGACGATGTGCTGCTTCCCGTCATCTGCGAGGTCTGCGGCGCGGCGGAGCTTGACGATGCGACTTGGCGCGAGGTCGCCTCGCCCGACTGGACGTCGATGCCGCAGAAGGCGCGTGTCGCCTATATCGGCGGCGGCAACGCGATGATTCTGCTGCGAGCCGATGCAGGCGAGGCGGCGGCGGAGATCGTGCGCCGCTTCTCGAAGGAGCTTCTCGTGCGCTGCCCGGGACTGCAGACGGGAGCCGCCATCGGCACGGTCGATCTCGCATCCGACGGCAGTTGGCTGTCCGAGACGGCGAACCGCACCGCGCTCGTCTTAAAGCTCAAGGAGCAGCAGAACACCGCATTTCCTCGGACGACGATTCCATACACGGGTTTGACGCTCGCCGCCGACGGCGCGGACGAGACGGCGACCTCCTACGATACGAGCCGCGAGCGCTATATTGCAGAGAGCGAGGCCGCGAAGCTTCGCGTCGCGACGCCGCGTCACGAGGGCGGCGAACTGCAGCCGGCCAGAGCGGAGAAGGCGCTTTTGGAGAAGCTCACGAGCGTCCTCACGGACGAGGAGAAATCGCGCTTCATGGAAAACGCGGTGTTTCCGAGCGAATTGGACAAGCTCGGGCAGAAAGAGACAGAAAATTACATCGCTGTCGTCCACATTGACGGCAACAACATGGGGAAGAAGTTCGCCGATCTCACGACGCTTTCCGCCTACAAAAACAAGTCACAGGAGATCCGCACGGCGACGATCCGCGCCTTTGCCGAGCTTGTCCTCTCCATGAAAGAGGACAGCTTCCCCTTCCTCGCGCAGAGGAAGGACGGCGAAAAGCGCCGCTATCTGCCCGTGCGCCCGCTAATCCTCGGCGGTGACGACATGACCTTCGTCTGCGCGGCGAAGGTCGCCTTCGACTGCACGGCGTTCATCATGAAGTCGCTGCTGGCAAAGGGTGTCGACACATGCGCGGGCGTCGCGATCTTGCCGACCGCCTATCCTTTCTTCCGCGGCTACGAGATCGCCGAGCAGCTTTGCGACTCGGCAAAGGGGCGCATGAGAAAGCTCGCGAATGAACGCGAAGGCCTGCGCGAGGAGGCGAGCTGCTGGCTCGATTTCCTGCGTCTGCACGGCGAGCAGGCGCCGACGCTCGATGAGATTCGCCGCCAAGAGTACCGCGCGGCACTCGGCAGCCTGCACTTCGGCCCGTATCGCATCGACGGCGAATCCCACTACGCTTTCGCCCGGCTGCGCGAGCTCGCCGAAGGCCTCTCGAAGAGTCTGCCGAGCGGCAAGCTCAAGGATCTGCGCGCCGTCTTGCAGCACGGGGAGCACGAGGCAAAAAAATACCTCGAACAGATTCGCCACGACGGCTACGCTCTGCCGCAGCCTGCGGGCTGGGAAGCCTACGCCGCGCATCTTTGGCAGGAGCACGGCGGCCGCATGCGAACGCCGTTTGTCGAGGCGATCGAGCTGTTGGAATTTTTGCCGCCGAAGAGCGCGCATGATGGAAAGGAGGCGTCATGATGACTCGCTACACCCTGCGCATCGAAGCGCTCTCGCCGCTCGCCCTGACCTCGGGCAAGGCGGACGTGACGCTCGACTCCGCCATCGTGCATGACAAGTACGGCATCCCGTTCTTCCCGGCCAAGCGGCTTCGCGGGCTTCTCTATGAGAGCGCCGTCGAGGTCACGGAGATGGCGGAGCTTTCGGGACGCGGTTTCCTCACGCGCCGGACGGTCGCGG is from Selenomonas sputigena ATCC 35185 and encodes:
- a CDS encoding Rpn family recombination-promoting nuclease/putative transposase, coding for MRKPQRAYRDSLFRDIFNNADRLPEIYEALLGIRTTASDITLATINETLFSGVKNDVGFIVGGQHVLLTEHQSTTNANMPLRMLMYLAEVYRRYVDADAVYRKRLIPLPAPKFYVFYNGIEKMPDTWSLHLSDAFEGRKADLELAVEIININNQPGRPILEKCHALKSYSVFVAKVRESVKNGNALEVAISEAVRYCIANNYLEDYFRQKQKERSTSANYASPSVRVLGTFSHTTYCPIISALWA
- a CDS encoding HD domain-containing protein, translating into MELKALLFDTRSIQKYIFSSSRLKTQIGASYLVDRVFDDVLLPVICEVCGAAELDDATWREVASPDWTSMPQKARVAYIGGGNAMILLRADAGEAAAEIVRRFSKELLVRCPGLQTGAAIGTVDLASDGSWLSETANRTALVLKLKEQQNTAFPRTTIPYTGLTLAADGADETATSYDTSRERYIAESEAAKLRVATPRHEGGELQPARAEKALLEKLTSVLTDEEKSRFMENAVFPSELDKLGQKETENYIAVVHIDGNNMGKKFADLTTLSAYKNKSQEIRTATIRAFAELVLSMKEDSFPFLAQRKDGEKRRYLPVRPLILGGDDMTFVCAAKVAFDCTAFIMKSLLAKGVDTCAGVAILPTAYPFFRGYEIAEQLCDSAKGRMRKLANEREGLREEASCWLDFLRLHGEQAPTLDEIRRQEYRAALGSLHFGPYRIDGESHYAFARLRELAEGLSKSLPSGKLKDLRAVLQHGEHEAKKYLEQIRHDGYALPQPAGWEAYAAHLWQEHGGRMRTPFVEAIELLEFLPPKSAHDGKEAS